A single window of Pyxicephalus adspersus chromosome 10, UCB_Pads_2.0, whole genome shotgun sequence DNA harbors:
- the LOC140339384 gene encoding opsin-VA-like isoform X2 — translation MPTNDSLQASPETSTEWSPFRGPLKSVEPWNFQLLTALMFLITTFSIVENFIVIIVTVKFKQLRQPLNYIIVNLSVADFLVSIVGGTISIATNSKGYFYLGPWACVVEGFAVTFFGIVALWSLSILAFESYTTSKIGTTCEPNWYSGRIEDHTYIITFLITCFVLPLMLIFVSYGKLMRKLRKVSDTQGRLGSTRKPEKEVTRMVVIMILAFLICWTPYAAFSILVTAHPTIELDPRLSAIPAFFAKTASMYNPIIYVFMNKQFRRCLLQMFHCHDLEPKESNMPTSERAVLNRNVGEMRAIAAHITSNRKTEEEQSSCNSFAQLPISENKVCPM, via the exons ATGCCAACGAATGACTCCCTCCAGGCAAGCCCAGAGACCTCTACAGAGTGGAGTCCATTTCGAGGTCCCTTGAAATCCGTCGAGCCTTGGAACTTTCAACTTTTGACAGCGCTCATGTTCCTGATCACGACTTTTTCCATTGTTGAGAACTTCATTGTCATAATTGTCACCGTCAAGTTTAAACAGCTAAGACAGCCTTTAAACTATATCATTGTCAACTTGTCTGTGGCCGACTTCTTGGTGTCCATTGTTGGTGGCACAATCAGCATCGCCACTAATAGTAAAGGCTACTTTTACTTGGGACCTTGGGCTTGTGTTGTTGAAGGGTTTGCGGTGACCTTTTTTG GCATTGTGGCTCTTTGGTCTTTGTCTATTCTGGCATTTGAGAG TTACACAACAAGTAAGATTGGAACCACCTGTGAACCAAACTG gTATTCAGGAAGAATTGAAGACCATACCTACATTATTACCTTCCTTATAACATGTTTTGTGCTACCTCTGATGCTCATATTTGTGTCTTATGGAAAATTAATGAGGAAGCTGAGAAAG gtatcgGACACTCAAGGCAGACTGGGTTCCACCAGAAAACCAGAGAAAGAAGTCACTCGAATGGTAGTAATAATGATCCTGGCCTTCCTTATCTGCTGGACACCATATGCTGCATTCTCTATTCTTGTCACTGCACACCCAACGATAGAGCTGGATCCAAGGCTATCTGCGATCCCAGCGTTCTTTGCAAAAACTGCTTCCATGTACAATCCTATTATCTATGTATTCATGAACAAACAG TTCAGAAGATGTCTGCTTCAGATGTTCCACTGCCATGACCTGGAACCTAAAGAATCCAATATGCCAACCTCAGAAAGAGCAGTGCTGAACCGCAATGTTGGAGAAATGCGGGCTATAGCGGCACACATCACATCCAACAGGAAGACCGAAGAGGAACAGAGCAGCTGCAATTCTTTTGCTCAGCTACCCATATCAGAAAACAAAGTATGCCCAATGTAA
- the LOC140339384 gene encoding opsin-VA-like isoform X3, with the protein MPTNDSLQASPETSTEWSPFRGPLKSVEPWNFQLLTALMFLITTFSIVENFIVIIVTVKFKQLRQPLNYIIVNLSVADFLVSIVGGTISIATNSKGYFYLGPWACVVEGFAVTFFGIVALWSLSILAFERYSGRIEDHTYIITFLITCFVLPLMLIFVSYGKLMRKLRKVSDTQGRLGSTRKPEKEVTRMVVIMILAFLICWTPYAAFSILVTAHPTIELDPRLSAIPAFFAKTASMYNPIIYVFMNKQFRRCLLQMFHCHDLEPKESNMPTSERAVLNRNVGEMRAIAAHITSNRKTEEEQSSCNSFAQLPISENKVCPM; encoded by the exons ATGCCAACGAATGACTCCCTCCAGGCAAGCCCAGAGACCTCTACAGAGTGGAGTCCATTTCGAGGTCCCTTGAAATCCGTCGAGCCTTGGAACTTTCAACTTTTGACAGCGCTCATGTTCCTGATCACGACTTTTTCCATTGTTGAGAACTTCATTGTCATAATTGTCACCGTCAAGTTTAAACAGCTAAGACAGCCTTTAAACTATATCATTGTCAACTTGTCTGTGGCCGACTTCTTGGTGTCCATTGTTGGTGGCACAATCAGCATCGCCACTAATAGTAAAGGCTACTTTTACTTGGGACCTTGGGCTTGTGTTGTTGAAGGGTTTGCGGTGACCTTTTTTG GCATTGTGGCTCTTTGGTCTTTGTCTATTCTGGCATTTGAGAG gTATTCAGGAAGAATTGAAGACCATACCTACATTATTACCTTCCTTATAACATGTTTTGTGCTACCTCTGATGCTCATATTTGTGTCTTATGGAAAATTAATGAGGAAGCTGAGAAAG gtatcgGACACTCAAGGCAGACTGGGTTCCACCAGAAAACCAGAGAAAGAAGTCACTCGAATGGTAGTAATAATGATCCTGGCCTTCCTTATCTGCTGGACACCATATGCTGCATTCTCTATTCTTGTCACTGCACACCCAACGATAGAGCTGGATCCAAGGCTATCTGCGATCCCAGCGTTCTTTGCAAAAACTGCTTCCATGTACAATCCTATTATCTATGTATTCATGAACAAACAG TTCAGAAGATGTCTGCTTCAGATGTTCCACTGCCATGACCTGGAACCTAAAGAATCCAATATGCCAACCTCAGAAAGAGCAGTGCTGAACCGCAATGTTGGAGAAATGCGGGCTATAGCGGCACACATCACATCCAACAGGAAGACCGAAGAGGAACAGAGCAGCTGCAATTCTTTTGCTCAGCTACCCATATCAGAAAACAAAGTATGCCCAATGTAA
- the LOC140339384 gene encoding opsin-VA-like isoform X1, producing the protein MPTNDSLQASPETSTEWSPFRGPLKSVEPWNFQLLTALMFLITTFSIVENFIVIIVTVKFKQLRQPLNYIIVNLSVADFLVSIVGGTISIATNSKGYFYLGPWACVVEGFAVTFFGIVALWSLSILAFERYVVICRPLGNLRLRGKHSAIGILFVWVFSFIWTIPPTMGWSSYTTSKIGTTCEPNWYSGRIEDHTYIITFLITCFVLPLMLIFVSYGKLMRKLRKVSDTQGRLGSTRKPEKEVTRMVVIMILAFLICWTPYAAFSILVTAHPTIELDPRLSAIPAFFAKTASMYNPIIYVFMNKQFRRCLLQMFHCHDLEPKESNMPTSERAVLNRNVGEMRAIAAHITSNRKTEEEQSSCNSFAQLPISENKVCPM; encoded by the exons ATGCCAACGAATGACTCCCTCCAGGCAAGCCCAGAGACCTCTACAGAGTGGAGTCCATTTCGAGGTCCCTTGAAATCCGTCGAGCCTTGGAACTTTCAACTTTTGACAGCGCTCATGTTCCTGATCACGACTTTTTCCATTGTTGAGAACTTCATTGTCATAATTGTCACCGTCAAGTTTAAACAGCTAAGACAGCCTTTAAACTATATCATTGTCAACTTGTCTGTGGCCGACTTCTTGGTGTCCATTGTTGGTGGCACAATCAGCATCGCCACTAATAGTAAAGGCTACTTTTACTTGGGACCTTGGGCTTGTGTTGTTGAAGGGTTTGCGGTGACCTTTTTTG GCATTGTGGCTCTTTGGTCTTTGTCTATTCTGGCATTTGAGAGGTACGTAGTGATTTGCAGGCCGCTGGGAAATCTACGTCTGCGGGGGAAACATTCCGCTATTGGTATTCTGTTTGTCTGGGTTTTCTCTTTTATATGGACAATTCCTCCTACTATGGGATGGAGCAGTTACACAACAAGTAAGATTGGAACCACCTGTGAACCAAACTG gTATTCAGGAAGAATTGAAGACCATACCTACATTATTACCTTCCTTATAACATGTTTTGTGCTACCTCTGATGCTCATATTTGTGTCTTATGGAAAATTAATGAGGAAGCTGAGAAAG gtatcgGACACTCAAGGCAGACTGGGTTCCACCAGAAAACCAGAGAAAGAAGTCACTCGAATGGTAGTAATAATGATCCTGGCCTTCCTTATCTGCTGGACACCATATGCTGCATTCTCTATTCTTGTCACTGCACACCCAACGATAGAGCTGGATCCAAGGCTATCTGCGATCCCAGCGTTCTTTGCAAAAACTGCTTCCATGTACAATCCTATTATCTATGTATTCATGAACAAACAG TTCAGAAGATGTCTGCTTCAGATGTTCCACTGCCATGACCTGGAACCTAAAGAATCCAATATGCCAACCTCAGAAAGAGCAGTGCTGAACCGCAATGTTGGAGAAATGCGGGCTATAGCGGCACACATCACATCCAACAGGAAGACCGAAGAGGAACAGAGCAGCTGCAATTCTTTTGCTCAGCTACCCATATCAGAAAACAAAGTATGCCCAATGTAA